In the Persephonella hydrogeniphila genome, one interval contains:
- the secG gene encoding preprotein translocase subunit SecG: MDILFTVLSILLIIDAVLLIVIVLMQKTKGAEIGAIFGSGAAAAVLGAGASNILTKITYWLGGIFLFLVFALSFIHHKSVKSSSVISDIPETQQTEKK, from the coding sequence ATGGATATACTTTTTACGGTGCTTTCTATTCTGCTTATTATAGATGCTGTTCTCCTAATAGTAATTGTTCTCATGCAAAAAACAAAGGGTGCCGAGATAGGAGCGATATTTGGTTCAGGAGCAGCTGCTGCTGTTCTTGGGGCAGGGGCATCAAATATACTAACAAAAATCACTTACTGGCTCGGTGGTATATTTCTTTTCCTTGTTTTTGCCCTTTCCTTTATCCATCATAAATCTGTTAAGAGCTCATCTGTTATAAGTGATATACCTGAAACACAACAGACGGAAAAAAAGTAA
- a CDS encoding RNA methyltransferase, which yields MKNSHVYISVVHYPAVNKDKKWVVTSFTTLDFHDIARPARTYELGGYYIVQPLEAQQFVISEQIKYWTEGFGSTFNPRRAEAAKLVRLVSSITEAMEQIEKETGKIPKLIATSAKKYPQTVSYKEMAEIIRKKDDVFLILMGTGWGMPEELVGSCDYVLEPILGTGDYNHLSVRNASAIILDRLFSPNR from the coding sequence ATGAAAAACAGTCATGTGTACATATCTGTAGTCCATTATCCTGCTGTAAACAAAGATAAAAAGTGGGTTGTTACTTCATTCACAACCCTTGATTTTCATGATATTGCCAGACCTGCAAGGACATACGAGCTTGGAGGGTATTACATAGTACAGCCACTTGAAGCCCAGCAGTTTGTTATATCAGAGCAGATAAAATACTGGACTGAAGGTTTTGGTTCCACATTTAATCCAAGAAGGGCAGAGGCTGCAAAATTAGTAAGATTAGTGTCCTCTATAACTGAAGCAATGGAACAAATAGAAAAAGAAACAGGAAAAATTCCAAAACTAATAGCTACTTCAGCAAAAAAATACCCTCAGACAGTTTCCTATAAAGAGATGGCAGAAATTATACGAAAAAAAGATGATGTGTTTTTAATTCTAATGGGAACAGGTTGGGGTATGCCTGAAGAATTAGTAGGAAGCTGTGATTATGTTCTTGAGCCAATTTTAGGAACAGGTGATTACAACCACCTATCTGTCAGAAATGCTTCAGCAATAATACTTGATAGATTATTTTCGCCGAACAGGTAG
- the mraY gene encoding phospho-N-acetylmuramoyl-pentapeptide-transferase, with protein sequence MLYHLLYQYLDINLFKYITFRGFYALITSFLISLIIGPYIISRLKIFQKKEGGYVREYTPNGHELKKHTPTMGGILIVLSVFISAILWCRLDNFYIWIVIFAMLSFALLGGWDDYKKIKTKKGISSKTKFTVQLILASVIAFSLYFYPDFNTVLYFPFFKNVQIDLGVFYILFMIFIIVGTSNAVNLTDGLDGLAIGPSLIAIASFAFFAYVAGHAKLAGYLHLPHIAGSGELTVFMMAFLGAGLGFLWFNSFPAEVFMGDAGSLSIGAVLGTTAIITKQEIVLAIVGGIFVVETLSVILQVAYFKLTGKRLFLMAPIHHHFEKKGIEEPKIVTRVWIVSILLAIIALSTLKIR encoded by the coding sequence ATGCTTTACCATTTACTGTACCAGTATTTAGATATAAATCTTTTTAAATACATAACTTTTAGAGGATTTTACGCCCTTATTACCTCATTTTTGATATCTCTGATAATAGGTCCTTATATAATATCAAGGTTAAAAATATTTCAGAAGAAAGAAGGAGGATATGTAAGGGAGTACACACCCAATGGACATGAACTGAAAAAACACACCCCTACAATGGGAGGGATTCTTATAGTTCTCTCTGTTTTTATCTCTGCAATTCTGTGGTGCAGACTTGATAATTTTTATATATGGATTGTTATATTTGCTATGCTTTCCTTTGCACTTTTAGGAGGATGGGACGACTACAAAAAGATCAAAACAAAAAAGGGAATATCCTCAAAGACAAAATTTACAGTACAGCTTATTCTTGCCTCTGTGATAGCTTTTTCCCTTTATTTTTATCCTGATTTCAATACTGTTCTTTATTTCCCGTTTTTTAAAAATGTACAGATAGATCTGGGAGTTTTTTATATACTGTTTATGATTTTTATAATTGTTGGAACATCAAATGCTGTTAATCTTACAGATGGTCTTGACGGACTTGCAATAGGACCTTCTTTGATAGCGATAGCATCATTTGCTTTTTTCGCTTATGTTGCAGGTCATGCAAAATTAGCAGGATATCTTCATCTTCCCCACATCGCAGGAAGTGGAGAACTTACAGTGTTTATGATGGCTTTTTTAGGTGCAGGTCTTGGTTTCTTGTGGTTTAACTCCTTTCCTGCAGAAGTTTTTATGGGAGATGCAGGCTCTCTGTCCATAGGAGCAGTTCTCGGAACTACAGCAATAATAACAAAACAGGAGATTGTTCTTGCTATAGTTGGAGGAATATTTGTCGTTGAAACTTTATCTGTAATACTTCAAGTAGCATACTTTAAACTAACAGGCAAAAGACTTTTCCTTATGGCTCCAATACATCACCATTTCGAAAAAAAAGGAATTGAAGAGCCAAAGATTGTAACAAGGGTGTGGATAGTATCTATTCTACTTGCAATTATAGCTTTATCCACACTAAAAATCAGATAA
- a CDS encoding RtcB family protein — protein sequence MKEKIKSLIDLGEIEPEALKQIYDVASLDIVKKLAIMPDVHAGYDLCIGGVALVDGHISPSFVGYDIGCGMCFVDTGIKKEELFPSKKEREKIAQEIYREIPVGKNIRKKPLDYTPFRSASGDKKLDKKVNDKLFHSLGTLGSGNHFIEIGENLEGNVCITIHSGSRNIGHSIASYYMKKGRFLSLDSFWGEAYLQDMNFALEYALENRLTMMKIILKILGFTEKEINKIIKKSLVNENHNHAVITEDGVLHRKGATPADEGQKGIIPANMRDGVYLTVGLGNKEFLSSASHGAGRVMSRKKAKELIDLKEFKKVMEMADIVAKVSEKTIDEAPFAYKDINKVIEAQDGVVVKVIDVIKPVINIKG from the coding sequence ATGAAGGAAAAAATAAAAAGCCTTATAGACTTAGGAGAAATAGAACCTGAAGCATTAAAGCAGATATATGATGTAGCTTCTCTTGATATTGTAAAAAAACTGGCGATTATGCCTGATGTTCATGCCGGTTATGATCTTTGTATTGGAGGGGTTGCTCTTGTTGATGGACATATATCCCCTTCTTTTGTTGGTTATGATATAGGATGTGGTATGTGTTTTGTAGATACCGGTATAAAAAAAGAAGAGCTTTTTCCTTCAAAAAAAGAAAGGGAAAAAATTGCACAGGAGATATACAGGGAGATTCCTGTTGGAAAAAATATAAGGAAAAAGCCTCTTGATTATACACCTTTCAGGTCTGCCTCTGGGGACAAAAAGTTAGATAAGAAGGTAAACGATAAGCTATTCCACTCCCTTGGAACTCTCGGAAGCGGTAATCATTTTATTGAGATAGGAGAAAATCTTGAAGGGAATGTGTGCATCACAATACATTCAGGTTCAAGAAATATAGGACATTCTATAGCATCTTACTACATGAAAAAAGGGAGATTTCTGTCCCTTGACTCCTTCTGGGGAGAAGCCTATCTTCAGGATATGAATTTTGCCCTTGAGTATGCTCTTGAAAACAGGCTCACAATGATGAAGATAATATTGAAAATTCTCGGTTTTACAGAAAAAGAGATAAATAAGATAATAAAAAAATCTCTGGTAAACGAAAATCATAACCACGCTGTTATAACAGAAGATGGTGTTCTTCACAGAAAAGGAGCTACACCTGCAGATGAAGGTCAGAAGGGTATAATACCTGCCAATATGAGGGATGGTGTATACCTGACTGTAGGTCTGGGGAATAAAGAGTTTTTATCTTCTGCTTCACATGGAGCAGGCAGAGTGATGTCCAGAAAAAAAGCAAAGGAGCTTATAGACCTGAAAGAGTTTAAAAAAGTTATGGAAATGGCTGATATAGTAGCAAAAGTAAGTGAAAAGACTATTGACGAAGCTCCTTTTGCCTACAAAGACATTAACAAAGTAATAGAGGCACAGGATGGTGTTGTTGTAAAGGTTATTGATGTTATAAAACCCGTTATCAACATAAAAGGGTAG
- the thiL gene encoding thiamine-phosphate kinase, producing MKIKDLGEFGLIDRLTSILQVSDSSVVVGFGDDCSCVNINGELILFTSDIQLEGKHFLKEKIEPEDLGWKLISINVSDIVSCGGVPKWGFISVGFPPDTEFKYVEKIYRGMKDACDFYKTEIIGGNTTASDMVLLDLYLTGKTDRFVGRKGAKKGDYLILSGYTGLSRAGLELLLMNKKNYEDFEKRLIKAHTRPKARIDLSQKIMNYANSCIDVSDGLIGDLGHVERSSSVKIVLRKENLPVHPDLRLFCKKYSKDPFEYILYGGEDYELVFTVSKENINYFDNCFVIGSVEEGEGIFLKDGISTKKLEEKGFEHI from the coding sequence TTGAAAATAAAAGATTTAGGGGAGTTTGGTCTTATAGATAGACTTACATCTATTTTGCAGGTGAGTGACAGCTCTGTGGTAGTTGGATTTGGTGATGACTGTTCCTGTGTAAATATAAATGGTGAGTTGATACTTTTTACTTCAGACATTCAGCTGGAAGGGAAACATTTTTTAAAGGAAAAGATAGAACCTGAAGACCTTGGATGGAAACTTATTTCGATAAATGTAAGTGATATAGTTTCTTGTGGAGGAGTACCAAAATGGGGCTTTATATCTGTAGGTTTTCCTCCTGACACAGAGTTTAAGTATGTTGAAAAGATTTACAGAGGTATGAAAGATGCCTGTGATTTTTACAAAACGGAAATAATAGGAGGAAACACAACAGCTTCAGATATGGTTCTTCTCGATCTTTATCTCACTGGAAAGACAGATAGATTTGTAGGGAGAAAGGGAGCAAAAAAGGGAGATTATCTAATTTTATCAGGATACACAGGACTATCAAGGGCAGGACTGGAACTTTTACTTATGAATAAGAAAAATTATGAAGATTTTGAAAAAAGATTGATAAAAGCCCATACCAGACCTAAAGCAAGAATAGATCTGTCGCAAAAAATTATGAATTATGCAAACAGCTGTATAGATGTGAGTGATGGTCTAATAGGAGATCTGGGACATGTAGAAAGAAGTAGTTCAGTAAAAATAGTTTTGAGAAAGGAGAATCTCCCTGTCCATCCAGATCTTAGACTGTTCTGTAAAAAATACAGTAAAGACCCATTCGAGTATATTTTATACGGTGGCGAAGACTATGAGCTTGTTTTTACAGTCTCGAAAGAAAATATAAACTATTTTGACAACTGTTTTGTTATAGGAAGTGTAGAAGAGGGAGAGGGTATCTTTTTAAAAGATGGAATATCTACAAAAAAACTTGAAGAAAAAGGATTTGAGCATATATAA
- the efp gene encoding elongation factor P → MGVKIGINQIKKDMFIVHDGEPYRVLDYDHVKPGKGQAFVRVKAKNMKTGNVIEITYKSSDSIELADFEQRQMSYSYSDGDSYWFIDMNTGDMIAVPAAVLGDEAKFLKEGMEVFIFLDKGQPIGVELPKSAVYEVIETEPGFKGDTATSTLKPAKIDTGAEIQVPLFINEGDKIKVDTRTGKYIERVNE, encoded by the coding sequence ATGGGAGTAAAAATCGGTATTAATCAGATCAAAAAAGATATGTTTATTGTACACGACGGAGAACCTTACAGAGTACTTGATTATGACCATGTAAAACCGGGAAAAGGTCAGGCCTTTGTAAGGGTTAAAGCAAAAAATATGAAAACAGGGAATGTTATAGAAATCACATATAAATCATCCGATTCTATAGAACTTGCGGATTTTGAACAGAGACAGATGTCCTACTCTTATTCTGACGGAGACTCCTATTGGTTTATAGATATGAATACCGGAGATATGATAGCCGTTCCTGCTGCTGTCTTAGGAGATGAAGCAAAATTCCTGAAAGAAGGTATGGAAGTTTTTATATTCCTCGACAAGGGGCAGCCTATTGGTGTAGAACTGCCAAAATCAGCTGTTTATGAAGTGATAGAAACAGAACCCGGATTTAAAGGAGATACAGCAACATCAACACTAAAGCCTGCAAAAATAGATACAGGAGCAGAAATTCAAGTTCCTCTGTTTATAAACGAAGGAGATAAAATCAAGGTAGATACGAGAACAGGAAAGTACATTGAAAGAGTTAATGAATAA
- the accB gene encoding acetyl-CoA carboxylase biotin carboxyl carrier protein — protein MDKELIFEIIEKIKGTKIEEVEFENEKGRIKIKQYVGPKKEVIAPTSQPVVEVKEEIKAPAHVEIEKKESQKYHVIKSPLVGTFYRAPSPGAPPFVEEGDTVSKGQVLCIIEALKVMNEIESDINGKVVKILVENGQPVEYGQELFYIEPI, from the coding sequence ATGGATAAGGAGCTTATCTTTGAGATTATTGAAAAAATAAAAGGTACAAAAATCGAAGAAGTAGAGTTTGAAAATGAAAAAGGCAGGATAAAGATAAAACAGTATGTTGGACCAAAGAAAGAAGTTATAGCTCCAACTTCTCAACCTGTAGTAGAAGTGAAAGAAGAAATAAAAGCTCCTGCTCATGTAGAAATAGAAAAGAAAGAAAGCCAAAAATACCATGTTATCAAATCCCCACTTGTCGGAACTTTTTATAGAGCACCATCTCCTGGAGCACCTCCATTTGTTGAAGAAGGGGATACTGTTTCAAAGGGTCAGGTTCTGTGCATAATAGAGGCTTTAAAAGTAATGAATGAGATTGAAAGCGATATAAACGGAAAAGTTGTAAAAATACTTGTTGAAAACGGACAACCTGTTGAGTACGGACAGGAACTGTTTTATATAGAACCAATTTAA
- the rfaD gene encoding ADP-glyceromanno-heptose 6-epimerase translates to MQEVSSILITGGAGFIGSNLALELQERYPKAKILILDDFSSANFKNLKKFNGEVLACDVSTDEVFFKIDDFQPELIFHLASITDTTVTDQELMMRRNVDGFKNILEIAAENESIVVYASSASVYGNVKEHVPLKEEREKSPENVYAFSKYIMDNIAKDFSEKTGLKIVGVRYFNVYGPGEAHKGKFASMIYQLYLQMRKNKRPRLFKWGEQKRDFVYVRDAVDATILAKEAPETTVYNIGSGEARSFNEIVALLNKYLGKDLEPDYFDCPYDFYQEFTQADMSKIKKELGFVPKYNLEKGIKEYVEILEGKIPHPVGGLK, encoded by the coding sequence TTGCAGGAAGTAAGTAGTATTTTAATAACAGGAGGAGCAGGTTTTATAGGCTCAAACCTCGCTCTTGAATTACAGGAAAGATACCCAAAAGCAAAAATTCTTATACTTGATGATTTTTCAAGTGCAAACTTTAAAAATCTAAAAAAATTTAATGGAGAAGTCCTTGCCTGCGATGTTTCTACTGATGAAGTATTCTTTAAGATTGACGATTTCCAGCCTGAACTGATATTTCATCTTGCTTCTATAACAGACACAACAGTAACAGATCAGGAACTTATGATGAGGAGAAATGTTGATGGTTTTAAGAATATACTTGAAATTGCAGCTGAAAACGAATCTATAGTGGTGTATGCCTCATCTGCTTCTGTTTACGGAAATGTTAAAGAACATGTACCTTTAAAAGAAGAGAGAGAAAAATCACCGGAAAATGTTTATGCATTTTCAAAGTATATAATGGACAATATAGCAAAGGATTTCTCAGAGAAAACAGGCCTTAAAATAGTAGGAGTCAGATATTTCAATGTTTATGGTCCTGGAGAAGCACACAAAGGAAAATTCGCCAGCATGATATACCAGTTATACCTGCAGATGAGAAAAAACAAAAGACCGAGACTTTTTAAATGGGGAGAACAAAAAAGAGATTTTGTTTATGTTAGAGATGCTGTAGATGCAACTATTCTGGCTAAAGAAGCTCCGGAAACAACTGTGTACAATATAGGATCAGGAGAGGCAAGGTCTTTCAATGAGATTGTTGCATTACTGAACAAATATTTAGGAAAAGATCTTGAACCTGATTATTTTGACTGCCCTTACGATTTTTATCAGGAATTTACACAGGCAGACATGTCAAAAATAAAAAAAGAGTTAGGATTTGTTCCTAAATACAACCTTGAAAAAGGTATAAAAGAATATGTAGAAATATTAGAAGGAAAAATACCGCACCCGGTAGGTGGTCTTAAATAG
- the thrB gene encoding homoserine kinase encodes MKKLRAIVPATTANLGAGFDTFGLALSLYNEFEVEEHDGVVIETIPDNPFLKTPEKNLFVQVLKYACERRGKTFHGAKVKQITNVPVARGLGSSATAIVAAILISATVSKVELTDDLFFEIAYRFEPHPDNLLPAWKGGFITALLQNKKTYYQHIDFPQDIKAVVVIPDFELSTEKARAVLPEKISLKDGVFNVQRASLFISALVNKQYDILKIAMDDRFHQPYRKKLIPGFDEVISNALEAGALGASLSGAGPTVLALAIEKFDDIGKAMIEGFEKHSIKADYKVLEVDKRGARVEIIE; translated from the coding sequence ATGAAAAAACTCAGAGCTATAGTTCCAGCAACAACGGCAAACTTAGGAGCTGGATTTGATACTTTTGGTTTAGCTTTATCCCTTTATAATGAATTTGAAGTTGAAGAGCACGACGGAGTCGTCATAGAAACAATTCCTGACAATCCATTTTTAAAAACACCTGAAAAAAATCTTTTTGTTCAAGTTCTTAAATATGCATGTGAAAGAAGGGGAAAAACATTTCACGGCGCAAAGGTCAAACAGATAACAAATGTACCAGTTGCCCGGGGACTTGGAAGTAGTGCAACAGCTATAGTTGCTGCAATTTTAATAAGTGCTACAGTAAGTAAAGTGGAACTTACAGATGATCTATTTTTCGAGATAGCATATAGATTTGAGCCTCACCCTGATAATTTACTTCCAGCGTGGAAAGGGGGATTTATAACAGCCCTCCTCCAAAACAAAAAAACATACTATCAACACATTGATTTTCCACAAGATATTAAGGCTGTAGTTGTTATCCCAGATTTTGAGCTTTCTACAGAAAAAGCCAGAGCTGTCTTACCTGAGAAAATATCTCTAAAAGATGGTGTTTTTAATGTCCAAAGGGCTTCTCTTTTTATATCTGCACTGGTTAACAAACAGTATGACATTTTAAAAATTGCTATGGACGACAGATTTCATCAGCCTTACAGAAAAAAATTGATTCCCGGATTTGATGAGGTTATTTCAAATGCATTGGAGGCTGGAGCTCTTGGAGCAAGCTTAAGTGGAGCGGGTCCAACAGTTCTGGCTCTTGCAATAGAAAAGTTTGATGATATTGGAAAAGCAATGATAGAAGGATTTGAAAAACACAGTATTAAAGCTGATTATAAAGTATTAGAGGTAGATAAAAGGGGAGCAAGAGTAGAAATAATAGAGTAA
- a CDS encoding complex I 51 kDa subunit family protein, producing MEDIRNKIPRLPEIHVESNLNLLLRRAKENRTVGIEEYETTGGYSALKKALKKFTPEDIVVLVEESTLRGRGGAGFPTGRKWRYALMNPPPRYLICNADESEPGTFKDRIIIERDPHLLLEGMIIAGYALGAKEGYIYIRGEYPAGYLILENAIKEAKDRGYLGENIMGTDFSFDIKVYRGAGAYICGEETALIESLEGKRGHPRLRPPYPAQIGLYGKPTVVNNVETLSNIPIIVTYEAYFMNIGPSGFYGPKLFPISGKVEKPGVYEATMDITLGELIDMAGGVKDGKKVKAVFAGALGIFSENELDMPMDYSPKGFGGTGTTIVLDEDDCIVDALVVITNFFHHESCGKCTPCRVGTYEQHSILKKLKEGEATEKDIEYLKHLSENIPANSICGLGMSAPNAVADALKKFPEEIKAHLNKTCKVCFG from the coding sequence ATGGAAGATATAAGAAATAAAATACCGAGATTACCAGAAATACATGTAGAAAGCAATCTTAACCTTTTGTTAAGAAGAGCGAAGGAAAACAGAACTGTTGGTATAGAGGAATATGAGACGACAGGTGGATATTCTGCTTTAAAAAAAGCATTAAAGAAGTTCACCCCTGAAGATATCGTTGTTTTGGTAGAAGAGAGTACGCTTAGAGGCAGGGGAGGTGCAGGATTTCCAACAGGCAGAAAGTGGAGATACGCTTTAATGAATCCTCCACCAAGATACCTTATATGTAATGCTGATGAATCTGAACCAGGAACATTTAAAGACAGAATTATAATAGAAAGAGATCCTCATCTTCTTCTCGAAGGCATGATAATAGCCGGATATGCCCTAGGAGCTAAAGAGGGTTATATCTACATTAGGGGAGAATATCCGGCAGGTTATCTCATTCTTGAGAATGCCATAAAAGAAGCAAAAGACAGGGGATATTTAGGCGAAAACATAATGGGGACAGATTTTTCCTTTGATATAAAAGTTTATAGAGGAGCAGGTGCATATATATGTGGGGAAGAAACAGCTCTAATAGAAAGTCTGGAAGGGAAAAGAGGACATCCAAGACTTAGACCTCCTTATCCTGCTCAGATTGGGTTGTACGGCAAACCGACTGTTGTTAATAATGTAGAGACACTTTCAAATATACCGATAATAGTTACATATGAAGCTTACTTTATGAATATAGGACCTTCAGGTTTCTATGGTCCAAAACTTTTTCCTATAAGCGGGAAGGTTGAAAAACCCGGTGTTTATGAAGCAACAATGGATATTACACTTGGTGAATTAATAGATATGGCAGGAGGAGTTAAGGACGGTAAAAAGGTAAAAGCTGTATTTGCAGGAGCTCTCGGGATATTTAGTGAAAACGAACTTGATATGCCAATGGATTATTCTCCAAAGGGTTTTGGTGGTACTGGAACTACTATTGTCCTTGACGAAGATGATTGTATAGTCGATGCACTGGTTGTGATCACAAATTTTTTTCATCATGAAAGTTGTGGTAAATGTACTCCGTGTAGGGTAGGGACTTATGAACAACACAGTATTCTTAAAAAACTAAAAGAAGGAGAAGCAACAGAAAAAGATATAGAATACCTTAAGCATCTATCAGAGAACATCCCTGCAAATTCAATATGTGGGCTTGGCATGTCGGCGCCTAATGCTGTAGCAGATGCTCTCAAAAAGTTCCCTGAAGAAATAAAAGCCCACTTAAATAAAACATGTAAGGTATGCTTTGGTTAA
- a CDS encoding NAD(P)H-dependent oxidoreductase subunit E, with product MEYRYLTQDILEKIENYKAKFPLKEQAIIPSLHEILEKYRDIPEKAVEELSDYLSVPLAEIEGIVSFYDMFRYKKNARNHIRICRNLPCHLARYQNILKMIKEKTGADVGKNSPDGKWYIELVECIGSCGIAPAFLINNDLYDGSKIKTEEDIEEILSRYE from the coding sequence ATGGAATACAGATATCTTACACAGGATATATTGGAAAAAATAGAAAACTATAAGGCTAAATTTCCTTTAAAAGAACAGGCTATTATTCCTTCTTTACATGAGATTCTTGAAAAATATAGAGATATTCCTGAAAAGGCAGTAGAAGAATTATCAGACTATCTTTCTGTTCCTCTTGCTGAGATAGAAGGTATTGTTTCTTTTTACGATATGTTCCGGTATAAAAAGAATGCCAGAAACCATATAAGAATATGCAGAAATCTTCCCTGTCACCTGGCAAGATACCAGAATATCCTCAAAATGATAAAAGAAAAAACAGGAGCAGATGTCGGAAAAAATAGTCCAGACGGCAAATGGTATATAGAACTTGTTGAGTGTATAGGAAGTTGTGGGATAGCCCCTGCATTTTTGATAAATAACGATCTTTACGATGGAAGTAAAATAAAAACAGAAGAAGATATAGAAGAAATTCTCAGCAGGTATGAGTGA
- the metG gene encoding methionine--tRNA ligase, whose amino-acid sequence MEREKFYVTTPIYYVNDVPHLGHAYTTIAADVLARYSRQKGIKTFFLTGTDEHGLKIQKSAEEKGMTPKELADKTHIKFKELWEVLNISYDRFIRTTDPDHIKAVQYIFQKCYDNGDIYLSEYESWYCVGCEEFKTETEIKEFGYKCPVHQKPCEKIKEESYFFRLSKYQDLLLQIYEENPDFIQPEYRRNEVISFVKQGLKDLSVSRPKSRVKWGIPVPFDPEHTIYVWFDALTNYISALGYPDTESELFKTFWPADVHIVGKDILRFHAVYWPAFLISAGIEIPKKVFAHGWWTVEGHKMSKTLGNVVDPFEAVKEYGVDELRYFLMREVPFGLDGDFSKKAVIGRINSDLANDLGNLFSRTLSMINKFSKGIVLCGDTYTDLEKEYKEIYMYTLENFDKYIYRLEFNRALETVWEFIDFLNKYIVKTEPWALNKEKNPYLNTVLYTVSDGLLLIVYLLSPFMPSKMEIALEYLGLERIPENLQPFCFPPETKVKKKIKPLFPRIELKEEEKLEQKTEEKEGIVTIEDFSKLKFRVGQVIEAEKVPKAEKLLKLTVDLGDEKRTIVSGIAQYYKPEELVGKKIIVFTNLKPRKIFGIESKGMVLAAKDENSLRLLTVDGDISVGAYVS is encoded by the coding sequence ATGGAAAGAGAGAAGTTTTATGTTACAACTCCTATATACTATGTGAATGATGTTCCTCATCTGGGGCATGCCTATACAACTATAGCTGCTGATGTTCTTGCAAGATACAGCAGACAAAAAGGAATAAAAACTTTCTTTCTGACAGGAACTGATGAACATGGATTAAAGATACAAAAATCTGCTGAAGAAAAAGGCATGACACCTAAAGAGCTTGCAGACAAGACCCATATAAAATTTAAAGAGCTGTGGGAAGTTCTTAACATAAGCTACGATAGATTTATAAGAACAACAGATCCAGACCATATAAAAGCAGTTCAGTATATTTTTCAAAAATGCTATGATAATGGGGATATATATCTATCTGAATACGAAAGCTGGTACTGTGTAGGCTGTGAAGAGTTTAAAACAGAGACAGAGATAAAAGAGTTCGGGTATAAATGTCCCGTTCACCAGAAACCCTGTGAAAAAATAAAAGAAGAGAGTTACTTTTTCAGACTCTCAAAATATCAGGACTTACTTCTTCAGATTTACGAAGAAAATCCAGATTTTATACAGCCTGAGTATAGAAGGAATGAAGTTATATCTTTTGTGAAACAAGGCCTGAAAGACCTTTCTGTCTCAAGACCGAAAAGCAGAGTCAAGTGGGGAATTCCTGTTCCATTTGACCCTGAACATACGATATACGTATGGTTTGACGCCCTCACAAATTATATCTCTGCACTGGGATATCCTGATACAGAATCAGAACTTTTTAAGACATTCTGGCCTGCAGATGTCCATATTGTAGGAAAGGACATACTAAGGTTTCATGCTGTTTACTGGCCTGCTTTTCTGATAAGTGCAGGTATTGAAATACCGAAAAAGGTGTTTGCCCACGGTTGGTGGACAGTTGAAGGACATAAGATGTCAAAAACCCTTGGTAATGTTGTAGACCCTTTTGAAGCTGTTAAAGAGTATGGTGTAGATGAGCTGAGATATTTTTTAATGAGGGAAGTCCCTTTTGGGCTCGATGGAGATTTTTCTAAAAAGGCTGTTATTGGAAGAATAAATTCTGATCTTGCAAATGATTTGGGAAATCTGTTTTCCAGAACACTATCTATGATAAATAAGTTCAGTAAAGGTATCGTTTTATGTGGGGATACCTATACAGATTTAGAGAAAGAGTATAAAGAAATATACATGTATACACTTGAAAACTTTGATAAATATATATACAGACTTGAGTTTAATAGAGCCCTTGAGACTGTATGGGAGTTTATAGATTTTCTGAATAAATACATAGTGAAAACAGAACCATGGGCTTTGAACAAAGAGAAAAATCCGTATCTGAATACTGTTTTGTATACTGTGTCTGATGGTCTTTTACTTATAGTTTACCTGCTTTCTCCGTTTATGCCATCTAAAATGGAAATAGCTTTAGAGTATCTTGGGCTGGAAAGAATTCCGGAAAATCTTCAGCCCTTCTGTTTTCCACCTGAAACAAAAGTTAAGAAAAAGATAAAACCGTTATTTCCAAGAATTGAACTGAAAGAGGAGGAAAAATTGGAACAGAAAACAGAAGAAAAAGAGGGAATTGTTACGATAGAAGATTTCTCGAAACTGAAATTTAGAGTCGGTCAGGTTATTGAAGCAGAAAAAGTTCCTAAAGCAGAAAAGCTGCTCAAGCTTACAGTAGATCTGGGAGATGAGAAAAGAACTATAGTATCTGGTATAGCTCAGTACTATAAACCTGAAGAGCTTGTAGGCAAAAAGATAATAGTCTTTACAAATCTGAAACCGAGAAAAATATTTGGGATAGAGTCAAAAGGAATGGTTCTTGCAGCAAAAGATGAAAATAGTTTGAGACTTTTAACAGTAGATGGAGATATATCAGTAGGAGCTTATGTTTCTTAG